GCGCCCCCAGATAGAAGGCGAGCCCGACGCTCCCGATGCCCGCCGCGACCAGCGTCCCGCGCCCCAGATCCGGCCACGGCCTGCTCCGGTCGAAGCCGATCGCCCGCAGCCCGGCGCCCTCCCGCAGCAGGAGATGCGCCACCAGCGCGACGGGCACCAGCGCGGTCGCGATGCCGAAGACCTGCCAGGCGAGATCAAGCCACGGCCGCCCGGGCGCGTACGAGCCGACGAGCGTGGCGGCCTGTTGCTTCAGTCCGCCGGGCTTCGTCAGCGACCCGATAAAGCTGATCAGCGCCGAAACTCCGCTCGCGCCGAGCGAAAGCGCCAGCACCAGCACCGTTTCGGACCGGAAGATCCGTCGCGAGATCCCCTCTGTGGGAAGAGAATCAGCCACGCGTCCCGCCTCCGCCTGCACACCTGCCTCCAGTTGACCGTTCCCGCCTCATCCCCACCACCGTCCCGCTAGGGTCTCGGAGGCAGGTACGAAGATCGCACACGACAGGCCGTGGGAAGGGCACCACCGCATGGGACGTCACAGCTTGCCCGATGAGTTCGAGCCAGGGGGAACCCGGGTCCGACCGCCAGTGCGCCGCAGGACGGTGGCCATCGCCACCATGCTGGTCCTGTGCGTGGCGACAGGCACGGCACTGGCGGCCCAGGGCGGGCTCCTGGGCTTCTCCACCTCGTGCTCCGACTCCGCCGTGAAACTGCGCCTCGTGGCCTCCCCCGACATCGCTCCCGCCGTCCGTACGGTGGCCGACCGCATCCGCAAGGACAAGGTCACCACCGACGGCCAGTGCATGGACATCACTGTCACGGCCCGCGACTCGTACAAGGTCTCCGACGCCCTCAGCACCATGTCCGCCAAGCCGGACTTCGAGATCTGGCTG
The sequence above is drawn from the Streptomyces sp. NBC_01465 genome and encodes:
- a CDS encoding CPBP family intramembrane glutamic endopeptidase — protein: MQAEAGRVADSLPTEGISRRIFRSETVLVLALSLGASGVSALISFIGSLTKPGGLKQQAATLVGSYAPGRPWLDLAWQVFGIATALVPVALVAHLLLREGAGLRAIGFDRSRPWPDLGRGTLVAAGIGSVGLAFYLGARAAGFNLTVVPESLPDVWWKFPVLILSAVQNAVLEEVIVVGYLLRRLGQLGWSPMAALAASSVLRGSYHLYQGIGGFVGNMAMGVVFVLLYRRWGRVGPLVVAHSLLDIGAFVGYALLAGKVGWLPTA